A single genomic interval of Synergistaceae bacterium harbors:
- a CDS encoding serine/threonine-protein phosphatase produces MPKVKFAVRSDVGRVRTNNEDNLYCNGIVMTVSDRERPFFLAGITDTPAIFAVFDGMGGEDCGELASLTAAESLQKHAGKVLGNILDAEWEVVNFVKEANAELLEIMRSQGLRMGTTLVMAVVGEASFTMYSLGDSQGFKMLGDRLVRVTDDHTIAASKVRMGLMTPAQAAKSRENHILTRWLGDPDEFGAAPDVSQAFAFSDAQGGLMCSDGLTDMLDFKDIAAIMKANPEPSDAVNALVDAALGRGGRDNVTCLVFRVEEVEQA; encoded by the coding sequence ATGCCGAAGGTGAAATTTGCAGTACGTTCCGACGTGGGGCGCGTAAGAACCAACAACGAGGATAATTTATACTGCAACGGAATAGTCATGACGGTCTCCGACAGAGAGAGGCCGTTTTTTCTTGCAGGAATAACGGACACACCCGCAATCTTCGCTGTCTTTGACGGAATGGGCGGCGAGGACTGCGGGGAACTTGCCTCCCTCACTGCCGCAGAGTCGCTTCAGAAGCACGCAGGCAAGGTACTCGGCAACATTCTTGACGCTGAATGGGAAGTAGTCAACTTCGTCAAGGAAGCCAACGCTGAGCTTCTGGAGATTATGCGTTCTCAGGGTCTGAGGATGGGTACTACGCTGGTTATGGCAGTTGTCGGCGAGGCATCCTTCACGATGTACAGTCTGGGTGATTCTCAGGGCTTCAAGATGCTCGGAGACCGTCTCGTGCGCGTAACGGACGACCACACCATAGCCGCAAGCAAAGTCAGGATGGGTCTTATGACTCCTGCTCAGGCGGCCAAGAGCAGGGAGAACCACATTCTCACGCGCTGGCTTGGAGATCCCGACGAGTTCGGAGCAGCACCGGATGTCAGCCAAGCCTTTGCGTTCAGTGATGCACAGGGAGGGCTGATGTGCTCTGACGGACTGACTGACATGCTGGACTTCAAGGACATCGCCGCAATCATGAAGGCTAACCCCGAGCCTTCGGACGCAGTGAATGCCCTCGTTGATGCGGCACTCGGGCGCGGAGGCCGGGACAACGTTACGTGCCTTGTGTTCAGAGTAGAGGAGGTTGAGCAGGCATGA
- a CDS encoding protein kinase encodes MTDIKQYEPLWGSWYVEGNPLGEGSFGQVWKVRREEFDRKYYAAVKIISLPQSREDLNRIRSELNDDEPSVRSYFKGMVDDIIQEIDLMSMFRGNSNVVSIEDHKVLPKEGGEGWESIGWDILIRMELLETLSAHTASKPLTLEEVMRLGIDISHALELCAVKNVIHRDIKPDNIFVSEYGDYKLGDFGVARHIERMNAEMSEKGTPTYMAPEIFNHQPYGPSVDLYSLGIVMYRYLNNNRAPFMPPYPEQPTPDDRENALMRRMRGEQIPDIPGIPAELNDFVLKACAFRPDDRFRSAEEFRKELERIAGVKSKASVYEIPRAQGGADTSPRARRADEEEEHTVGQFVPRYEETIIAPKNEKPEVPARIMNFISIPGAVCSGLLTLLCIFSGRTGDIVFSMPLYAMLAALCVLTFKLSALNLVAIVWLIVWLAFTALMNFSAFDYPLLAMTVGILCAEALRSPNPKYKRVLSVALAMCAVVTSVLSYRASGASTSENFKALIAASYGIPAILSFGAVAVMLPHREDGKVIPVLAALQFAPLMMFLMMIAAAFAGKFSYVLFNMANACLVGFSPERFSWWRYARFLGLVIQVVAALCVVLTACARMMPSDFLAMMNSKGKSAGMFAAGLAVVIMGLLAVLLI; translated from the coding sequence ATGACGGACATAAAGCAGTACGAGCCTCTGTGGGGTTCATGGTACGTCGAGGGCAATCCGCTGGGTGAGGGATCGTTCGGCCAAGTGTGGAAGGTACGGCGCGAGGAGTTCGACCGCAAGTACTACGCCGCCGTGAAAATAATCTCCCTGCCTCAGAGCCGGGAAGACCTCAACCGCATACGCAGCGAGCTCAATGACGACGAGCCAAGCGTACGGAGCTACTTCAAGGGTATGGTTGACGACATAATCCAGGAAATAGACCTCATGAGCATGTTCAGGGGGAACTCTAACGTCGTCTCTATCGAGGATCACAAGGTGCTGCCAAAAGAAGGCGGAGAAGGCTGGGAGTCCATAGGCTGGGACATTCTCATACGCATGGAACTTCTGGAGACGTTGTCGGCTCACACAGCGTCCAAGCCGCTAACCCTTGAAGAGGTTATGAGGCTGGGTATAGACATCTCGCACGCTCTGGAGCTCTGCGCCGTCAAGAACGTTATCCACAGGGATATCAAGCCGGACAATATCTTTGTGTCGGAGTACGGAGACTACAAGCTGGGCGATTTCGGTGTAGCCCGGCACATTGAGCGCATGAACGCCGAGATGTCAGAGAAGGGAACGCCCACGTACATGGCACCTGAAATCTTCAACCACCAGCCTTACGGGCCTTCTGTGGATCTGTACTCTCTGGGCATAGTCATGTACCGTTACCTGAACAACAACCGTGCTCCGTTCATGCCGCCTTATCCCGAACAGCCGACCCCTGATGACCGCGAGAATGCACTGATGCGCAGGATGAGGGGGGAGCAGATTCCCGACATACCCGGCATTCCCGCAGAGCTCAATGATTTTGTGCTCAAGGCGTGTGCGTTCCGGCCTGACGACAGGTTCAGGAGTGCTGAGGAGTTCAGGAAGGAGCTCGAGAGGATAGCGGGCGTGAAGTCTAAGGCTTCCGTGTACGAGATTCCGAGAGCGCAGGGAGGTGCGGACACTTCTCCGCGCGCACGCAGGGCTGACGAAGAAGAGGAGCATACTGTCGGGCAGTTCGTTCCACGTTACGAGGAGACCATCATTGCCCCCAAGAACGAGAAGCCCGAAGTTCCCGCACGAATCATGAACTTCATCTCAATACCCGGTGCTGTGTGTTCGGGGCTGCTTACCCTTCTGTGTATCTTCAGCGGACGAACCGGCGACATTGTGTTCTCCATGCCGCTCTACGCTATGCTTGCTGCCCTCTGCGTCCTGACCTTCAAGCTCTCGGCGTTGAACCTTGTAGCGATTGTCTGGCTCATCGTATGGCTGGCCTTTACGGCTCTGATGAACTTCTCGGCGTTCGATTATCCTCTGCTGGCAATGACGGTGGGGATATTGTGTGCTGAGGCTCTGCGTTCGCCCAACCCGAAGTACAAGCGCGTCCTTAGTGTTGCTCTTGCGATGTGCGCAGTTGTTACGTCAGTGCTGTCTTACAGGGCTTCGGGAGCTTCGACCTCAGAGAACTTCAAGGCACTCATTGCGGCATCTTACGGAATACCGGCCATACTGTCGTTCGGTGCTGTAGCCGTAATGCTGCCCCATCGCGAGGACGGGAAAGTCATCCCTGTTCTTGCGGCTCTGCAGTTTGCACCGCTGATGATGTTCCTGATGATGATAGCAGCAGCATTTGCCGGGAAATTCTCTTACGTGCTGTTCAACATGGCTAATGCCTGCTTGGTGGGGTTCTCGCCGGAAAGATTCTCGTGGTGGAGGTACGCGCGGTTTCTCGGGCTAGTCATTCAGGTTGTGGCGGCACTGTGCGTTGTGCTGACGGCGTGCGCAAGGATGATGCCTAGTGATTTTCTGGCGATGATGAACAGCAAGGGGAAATCTGCCGGGATGTTTGCGGCCGGGCTTGCTGTCGTAATTATGGGCTTATTGGCTGTGTTGCTGATTTAG
- a CDS encoding glycosyltransferase: MSKKLVYLSNCPSHYSLSLSEAFTKIYGDSFKFITTVRLKEGEGLPSYFGDTAELPFVLRAYDSPEAGEEARRMVIDADCVIIGGLPVSDVAERLRAGKLTFMQSERFFKGPLWKDAVRFAKYCLYSGGRSQARDRRAKFYLLCVSAYAARDYSTCGLFRGKSYRWGYFPELKHWDTLPAKDSGSIIWTGRLISWKHPDLAVKLAERLKAQGKTFRLKIIGSGEMQAELSRMVDALNLHDCVELPGALPVGKVRTEMERAEISLFTSDRGEGWGVVLNEAMNSGCAVLADNRAGSTPYLVRDGHNGLTFKGLDDLTQKVSALLDAPERCAELGRNAYKTIAEVWSPDVAARRFVELAEALRTKDSVSLWEDGPGSVAPVI; encoded by the coding sequence ATGAGCAAAAAGCTAGTGTACTTATCGAACTGTCCCAGTCATTATTCACTGTCGCTCTCTGAGGCCTTCACCAAAATCTACGGCGACAGCTTCAAGTTCATCACGACCGTCCGGCTCAAAGAAGGCGAGGGTCTGCCGTCATACTTCGGGGACACGGCGGAACTTCCGTTTGTCCTGCGAGCCTACGACAGCCCGGAGGCCGGAGAGGAAGCCCGCAGGATGGTGATTGATGCGGACTGCGTGATAATTGGCGGCCTGCCGGTAAGCGATGTCGCCGAGAGACTGCGTGCGGGGAAATTGACTTTCATGCAGAGCGAACGTTTCTTCAAGGGGCCGCTGTGGAAGGATGCAGTGAGGTTCGCGAAGTACTGTCTCTACAGCGGCGGGAGGTCTCAGGCACGGGATAGGCGCGCGAAGTTCTACCTCCTGTGCGTGTCTGCTTACGCGGCACGGGACTACAGCACCTGCGGACTGTTCAGGGGCAAGTCGTACAGGTGGGGCTACTTCCCCGAGCTGAAGCACTGGGACACTCTTCCCGCAAAGGACAGCGGAAGCATCATCTGGACGGGAAGGCTAATCTCGTGGAAGCACCCTGATTTGGCGGTGAAGCTCGCGGAGAGGCTCAAGGCTCAGGGCAAAACCTTCCGGCTGAAGATTATCGGTTCTGGCGAAATGCAGGCAGAACTCTCGCGCATGGTCGACGCACTGAACCTTCACGACTGCGTAGAACTTCCGGGAGCTCTTCCCGTCGGGAAGGTTCGCACGGAGATGGAGAGGGCGGAGATCTCGCTGTTCACGTCGGACAGAGGCGAAGGCTGGGGAGTTGTTCTCAACGAAGCAATGAACTCCGGCTGTGCAGTTCTCGCGGACAACCGAGCAGGCTCTACCCCATACCTAGTCAGGGACGGGCACAACGGACTGACCTTCAAGGGGCTCGATGACCTCACGCAGAAAGTCTCTGCACTGCTCGATGCTCCCGAGAGATGCGCTGAACTTGGCCGGAACGCCTACAAGACTATTGCGGAGGTGTGGAGTCCTGATGTCGCGGCAAGGAGGTTCGTCGAGCTTGCGGAGGCACTGAGGACAAAAGATTCTGTGAGCTTGTGGGAGGACGGGCCGGGAAGCGTTGCGCCGGTGATATAA
- the garR gene encoding 2-hydroxy-3-oxopropionate reductase: MKIGFIGLGIMGRPMAKNLLKAGHELRVFDMNKAAVDDVVAFGQGKATAAANAVDAAKGAELVLTMLPNSPHVKSVMLEDDKVADHMEQGAAFIDMSSINPIASREIADALAKKGIPMLDAPVSGGEPKAIDGTLSFMVGGKKEVFAKFEPVLKAMGSSVVLCGDIGAGNVTKLCNQIVVAVNIAAVSEALMLGKKAGVDPEAIYQAIRGGLAGSTVMDAKAPMIMNRNFKPGFKIDLHIKDLTNVMDAAKSVDSPIPLTVQVFEMMKILHGDGKGQCDHSALALVYEKLANTEITRG, translated from the coding sequence ATGAAGATAGGATTTATCGGTCTCGGCATAATGGGTCGCCCGATGGCCAAGAACCTCCTCAAGGCCGGGCACGAACTCAGAGTATTCGACATGAACAAAGCCGCTGTTGACGACGTCGTAGCCTTCGGTCAGGGCAAAGCCACAGCCGCCGCAAACGCAGTCGATGCCGCGAAGGGTGCAGAGCTCGTCCTTACGATGCTCCCCAACTCCCCGCACGTCAAAAGCGTAATGCTCGAGGACGACAAAGTCGCTGACCACATGGAGCAGGGCGCGGCATTCATCGACATGTCCTCAATCAACCCCATCGCCAGCCGCGAAATCGCCGACGCTCTCGCAAAGAAGGGAATCCCTATGCTCGACGCTCCCGTCTCCGGCGGTGAACCTAAAGCTATTGACGGAACGCTGAGCTTCATGGTCGGCGGCAAGAAGGAAGTCTTCGCGAAGTTCGAGCCTGTGCTTAAGGCTATGGGCTCAAGCGTTGTGCTCTGCGGAGACATCGGCGCAGGGAACGTTACGAAGCTGTGCAACCAGATCGTCGTTGCGGTGAACATCGCGGCAGTCAGTGAAGCACTCATGCTCGGCAAGAAGGCCGGCGTTGACCCCGAAGCAATCTATCAGGCGATACGCGGAGGGCTCGCAGGCTCAACGGTAATGGACGCGAAAGCTCCCATGATCATGAACCGCAACTTCAAGCCCGGCTTCAAGATTGACCTTCACATCAAGGATCTCACCAATGTTATGGACGCGGCCAAGAGCGTTGACAGCCCCATTCCTCTGACGGTGCAGGTGTTCGAGATGATGAAGATTCTTCACGGCGACGGCAAGGGACAGTGCGACCACAGCGCGCTTGCCCTCGTGTACGAGAAACTTGCTAACACGGAGATTACGCGCGGCTAG
- a CDS encoding TolC family protein — MRKIFLTISLFLLMMLPSVLYAEDISGLSLEECLTLALLNHPSLTKAKASTRDIAAQLEALRASTRWKLSLSGSFSYDGDYEDWDSRYHSESLRVTATKLIYDNGRSKLQREIRTESLKGSRETFRNTQITVAANAKKAYYDLVLKMLNRDVEREKVMNLEEHLKRAQGLYEVGNVAFIEVTKAQADVASARVSLLKAENDILVSQEALRVAMGTDIAGPFDILLSTELLLPQPAEDTSALIASALNDRPDYRKLLHDIRGSELAITNAARANSPTVNGTLSSTFSKREGNNSTENYAAGITVTVPIVDGGEVKANVASARAQLDSVNADAEALRQQITYSVRSAALSLTNATDRVRSSEASVKYAEENLELAKGRYEVGVGEPLELSDAVSTLASSRYTYYQALYDAQTARAELDAALGHFPPEIDGRIGEWEAE, encoded by the coding sequence ATGCGCAAAATCTTTCTTACAATTTCACTCTTTCTGCTGATGATGCTTCCGTCAGTCCTTTATGCTGAAGACATTTCCGGCCTTTCCCTCGAAGAGTGCCTGACGCTCGCTCTCCTCAACCACCCTTCGCTGACCAAAGCCAAAGCCTCAACGCGGGACATTGCCGCACAGCTCGAAGCCCTGCGCGCAAGCACACGGTGGAAGCTCAGCCTCTCCGGGTCATTCAGCTACGACGGCGACTACGAGGACTGGGACAGCAGATACCACAGCGAGTCCCTCCGTGTAACGGCGACGAAACTCATCTATGACAACGGACGCAGCAAACTTCAGCGCGAGATACGCACGGAGAGCCTGAAGGGTTCGCGCGAAACATTCAGGAACACGCAGATAACCGTAGCCGCCAACGCCAAGAAAGCCTACTATGACCTCGTGCTGAAGATGCTCAACAGGGACGTAGAACGCGAGAAAGTAATGAACCTTGAGGAACACCTTAAGCGGGCTCAAGGTCTCTACGAGGTCGGCAACGTCGCATTCATCGAGGTAACGAAGGCTCAGGCAGATGTAGCCAGCGCGCGCGTCTCCCTCCTGAAGGCAGAGAACGATATTCTTGTGTCGCAGGAAGCACTGAGGGTAGCGATGGGCACGGATATTGCCGGGCCGTTCGACATTCTGCTGTCGACGGAGCTGCTGCTTCCTCAGCCCGCAGAGGACACGTCCGCACTCATAGCCTCAGCCCTCAACGACAGGCCGGACTACCGCAAACTTCTTCACGACATCAGGGGAAGCGAGCTCGCAATCACCAACGCCGCCCGCGCGAACTCACCGACAGTGAACGGCACGCTGAGTTCTACGTTCTCGAAGCGTGAGGGCAACAACTCGACGGAGAACTACGCCGCCGGAATAACCGTAACCGTCCCGATAGTTGACGGCGGGGAGGTCAAGGCTAACGTTGCGTCCGCACGTGCACAGCTTGACTCCGTGAATGCAGACGCAGAGGCCTTAAGGCAGCAGATAACTTACTCAGTGAGGAGCGCGGCACTCTCGCTAACGAACGCGACGGACAGGGTAAGATCCAGCGAAGCAAGCGTGAAGTACGCGGAGGAGAACCTCGAGCTGGCGAAAGGACGCTACGAAGTCGGAGTAGGCGAACCACTCGAGCTCAGCGATGCGGTCTCTACGCTGGCAAGTTCGCGGTACACGTACTATCAGGCACTGTATGACGCACAGACAGCAAGGGCAGAACTTGACGCGGCACTGGGTCATTTTCCGCCGGAGATTGACGGGAGGATAGGAGAATGGGAAGCAGAGTAG
- a CDS encoding PHP domain-containing protein — MGSRVDLHIHTDASDGTDSPQALLWNIQKAGIDTFAVTDHDTIRGAMAVKKIVPPGMKFIQGIEFSCIAEGGKCHILGLNYDENNLDFQEALRTGDELRHAKFWKRVEVLRSEFGITFTDDEMDTLLKTPSVGKPHLANMIVAKGFATDRQDAITRYIDKCRTGVKSKIDASFAVRAILSAGGIPVWAHPLGGEGEPELPEHKFRVMLQELAGYGLKGLECWYSKYKPMKCEWLSRWAERMGLCVSGGSDYHGTNKSIPLGRLNADNINIDAEKLTILRKV, encoded by the coding sequence ATGGGAAGCAGAGTAGACCTTCACATACACACTGACGCATCGGACGGAACAGACAGCCCGCAGGCCTTGCTCTGGAACATCCAGAAGGCCGGAATAGACACGTTCGCTGTTACTGACCATGACACGATACGCGGGGCAATGGCTGTGAAGAAGATTGTTCCGCCGGGAATGAAGTTCATTCAGGGAATAGAGTTCTCATGCATTGCAGAAGGCGGAAAGTGCCACATTCTGGGCCTGAATTACGACGAGAACAACCTCGACTTTCAGGAGGCACTTCGTACTGGCGACGAGCTCCGGCACGCAAAGTTCTGGAAGCGCGTTGAGGTATTGCGCTCGGAATTCGGGATAACCTTCACTGATGACGAGATGGATACCCTCCTCAAGACCCCCAGCGTGGGCAAGCCGCATCTGGCTAATATGATTGTCGCTAAGGGCTTCGCAACGGACAGGCAGGACGCAATCACACGCTACATCGACAAGTGCAGGACGGGCGTAAAGAGCAAGATAGATGCTTCTTTCGCGGTGAGAGCAATTCTGTCGGCAGGAGGAATCCCTGTGTGGGCACATCCTCTAGGCGGTGAAGGTGAGCCGGAGCTTCCCGAGCATAAGTTCAGGGTTATGCTTCAGGAGCTCGCGGGTTACGGCTTGAAGGGGCTGGAGTGCTGGTACTCGAAGTACAAGCCCATGAAGTGCGAGTGGCTTTCGCGGTGGGCGGAGAGAATGGGGCTGTGCGTTTCGGGCGGTAGCGACTATCACGGAACGAACAAATCAATTCCGCTCGGCCGTCTCAATGCTGACAACATAAACATAGATGCAGAGAAACTTACGATACTAAGAAAGGTGTGA
- a CDS encoding efflux RND transporter periplasmic adaptor subunit has product MIAGIKRLLILAVMAGLGYWGYMFFFHEEPVTYGLTTSQITRGDIVSTVTATGELNAINVIEVGTQVSGIVQEIYVDFNSVVRAGQLIALIDPSVLQLTLRESEASLAVYQASVASAQASLEDAQRQLARNKELLARKLIARSTVDTSETDVSMKRAALQEAKSRVVQGRAAVERARTNLGYTRITSPVNGVVIDRQVDAGQTVASGYQTPTLFKVAEDLTRMQIETQVDEADIGTVAEGQSVTFRVDAFPDEVFDGKVVQVRIAPSTSNNVVTYTVIIHVSNPDLKLKPGMTANVSIETARANNVLRIPVAALRFTPPEGLLETISFDRDILTQKKTLNSGTLWPEHDGIMMRPVQVETGITDSRYVELVREKTQAPARPDRTGQGTGQGRPEGSPRQVLREGTELVVNAQAGATTGTTSRGGLFGAPRGGGRGGPR; this is encoded by the coding sequence ATGATAGCAGGAATAAAGAGGCTTCTTATTCTCGCTGTGATGGCGGGGCTGGGGTATTGGGGGTACATGTTCTTCTTCCATGAAGAGCCGGTGACTTACGGCCTGACGACTTCGCAGATAACACGGGGGGACATTGTCTCGACAGTTACGGCGACAGGCGAGCTCAACGCAATAAACGTCATCGAGGTGGGAACTCAGGTCTCAGGGATAGTGCAGGAAATCTACGTCGACTTCAACTCTGTCGTGAGAGCAGGGCAGTTAATCGCGCTGATTGACCCGTCAGTTCTTCAGCTCACGCTTAGAGAGTCGGAAGCCAGCCTCGCGGTGTATCAGGCGAGCGTAGCCAGCGCACAGGCATCGCTTGAGGACGCGCAGAGGCAGCTAGCCCGCAACAAGGAGCTTTTGGCGCGCAAGCTCATAGCCCGCAGTACTGTGGACACCAGCGAGACCGACGTATCTATGAAGAGGGCAGCCCTTCAGGAGGCGAAATCCCGTGTTGTTCAGGGACGTGCGGCAGTCGAACGCGCAAGGACGAATCTCGGCTACACACGCATAACTTCACCGGTGAACGGCGTAGTGATTGACCGCCAGGTAGACGCTGGGCAGACCGTAGCATCAGGCTACCAGACACCGACGCTGTTCAAGGTTGCCGAAGACCTCACGAGGATGCAGATCGAGACGCAGGTTGACGAGGCGGACATCGGGACGGTTGCTGAAGGCCAGAGCGTAACTTTCAGGGTAGACGCGTTCCCTGACGAGGTGTTCGACGGAAAGGTCGTGCAGGTGAGGATAGCTCCGTCGACGAGCAACAACGTCGTAACGTACACGGTGATTATCCACGTGAGCAACCCTGACCTTAAGCTGAAACCAGGAATGACCGCCAACGTCTCAATCGAGACCGCCCGCGCAAATAACGTCCTGCGTATCCCGGTAGCTGCATTGAGGTTCACGCCGCCTGAGGGACTGCTGGAGACGATCTCGTTCGACCGGGACATTCTGACGCAGAAGAAGACGCTCAACAGCGGGACGTTATGGCCGGAACACGACGGAATAATGATGAGGCCGGTTCAGGTAGAGACAGGCATCACGGACAGCCGCTACGTTGAGCTTGTGAGGGAGAAGACGCAGGCTCCTGCGCGCCCGGACAGGACAGGTCAGGGAACAGGTCAGGGCAGGCCGGAAGGTTCTCCGCGTCAGGTACTGCGTGAAGGTACGGAACTTGTGGTGAACGCTCAGGCTGGAGCGACGACTGGGACGACGAGTCGGGGCGGGTTGTTCGGAGCACCCAGAGGCGGCGGAAGAGGCGGGCCGAGATAG
- a CDS encoding ABC transporter ATP-binding protein, with amino-acid sequence MSIIEVRDLTKIYKTGDVELHALDGVSFAIERGEFVCVMGPSGSGKSTMMNILGCLDVPTSGHYELDGVDVKDQSRAELADIRNKKLGFVFQGFNLLPKVDAVENVELPLLYRGVGGSARRKAAINALERVGLGERLHHRPAQMSGGQQQRVAIARAIVGEAPIILADEPTGNLDTKTTVEIMNIFTELHKQGITVILVTHEPEIATWSERVLRFRDGKLIADEAAPKLEELETEAKQRQ; translated from the coding sequence ATGAGCATAATCGAAGTCAGAGACCTCACGAAGATCTACAAGACCGGCGACGTTGAGCTTCATGCTCTTGACGGGGTGAGCTTCGCCATCGAGCGCGGTGAGTTCGTGTGCGTGATGGGGCCGTCGGGTTCGGGGAAGTCGACGATGATGAACATTCTCGGCTGCCTTGACGTGCCCACGTCGGGACACTACGAGCTTGACGGTGTGGACGTGAAGGATCAGAGCAGGGCGGAGCTGGCTGACATCCGCAACAAGAAGCTTGGTTTTGTGTTTCAGGGCTTCAACCTTCTGCCGAAAGTTGACGCTGTCGAGAACGTAGAACTTCCTCTGCTGTATCGCGGCGTTGGAGGTTCAGCGCGGAGGAAGGCGGCGATAAACGCGCTTGAACGCGTCGGGCTTGGAGAGAGGCTGCACCATCGGCCTGCGCAGATGTCGGGCGGGCAACAGCAGAGAGTCGCCATTGCGCGCGCAATCGTAGGCGAAGCACCGATAATCTTGGCCGACGAACCGACGGGCAACCTCGACACGAAAACGACGGTGGAGATCATGAACATCTTTACGGAGCTGCATAAGCAGGGAATAACGGTGATTCTGGTTACGCACGAGCCGGAGATAGCGACGTGGAGCGAGAGGGTGTTACGGTTCAGGGACGGGAAGCTGATTGCTGACGAGGCCGCACCGAAGCTCGAGGAGCTGGAGACGGAGGCCAAGCAGAGGCAGTAA